The DNA region AGCGATCATCAAGCCATTCAAATTGGATGATGTTCGGGAAGCCCTCTCGGACATAGGCGTCCAAGGTATTACGGTCACCGAAGTCAAGGGGTTCGGTCGACAAAAGGGGCACACGGAGCTCTACCGCGGTGCCGAGTATGTGGTGGATTTTCTACCCAAGGTCAAGATCGAAGTGGCAGTCACGGACGATCTGACCGACCAGGTTCTGGA from Pseudomonadota bacterium includes:
- the glnK gene encoding P-II family nitrogen regulator, with product MKLVTAIIKPFKLDDVREALSDIGVQGITVTEVKGFGRQKGHTELYRGAEYVVDFLPKVKIEVAVTDDLTDQVLEAITKAAKTGKIGDGKIFVFNLEQAIRIRTGETGGDAL